The following coding sequences are from one Luteolibacter yonseiensis window:
- a CDS encoding c-type cytochrome domain-containing protein encodes MADTALLTRRTKPWALTFFSLLAIGGLVAMPFIAGEPDGDKMPDIVRFIGHFHPVLLHLPIGVFMLIIVQELGAIFGRRHHESVANTSMFPLFFGAASSIVAVIAGFLLYQGHGDDYTGNAIAERHLWGGLAFAVAAVLTFVLKAWTVALGGNAAFYRLLLFASVSIMGFASHDGASLTHGEDYLTKYAPDPIRSALGLKIKDSDKSPTIKGTSDPAVDAKPNEAPAGGAGTPAAPVAAGGAPEGSVYETIIHPMFERRCVQCHKPGKAKGKYRMDTYEVLVKGGKDGAGLVPGKPAESNVLIRMELPEDDEDRMPPEGKKGLEAHELAVVKWWIETGADPKKTLGDFTVPAEIKESLSKIAPGGPAPSAEPEAAEGEEAHHAPAAKQDDALKNAVAAISKEFPGALSFESQQSTLLTFTAVSLRGNLDDAGFKKLEAVTPQFVTVDLSATKVTDQAVVQLESAKSLRLVRLAETGITDAAIDTLLKLPALESINLYGTKVTDAGVGKLATMSGLKRLYLWKTAVTPEAIKALQEKLPGCEIVTGL; translated from the coding sequence ATGGCTGACACCGCACTCCTCACCCGGCGCACAAAACCTTGGGCTCTCACCTTCTTCAGCTTGCTCGCCATCGGCGGTTTGGTGGCCATGCCCTTCATCGCAGGGGAACCGGATGGTGACAAGATGCCGGACATCGTGCGGTTCATCGGCCACTTCCACCCGGTGCTGCTGCACCTGCCCATCGGAGTCTTCATGCTCATCATTGTGCAGGAATTGGGAGCGATTTTCGGCAGGCGGCATCACGAAAGCGTGGCTAATACTTCGATGTTCCCCTTGTTCTTCGGGGCGGCCAGCTCGATCGTCGCGGTCATCGCCGGTTTCCTGCTTTATCAAGGGCATGGGGACGACTACACCGGCAATGCCATCGCCGAGCGCCATCTGTGGGGCGGTTTGGCTTTTGCCGTCGCCGCGGTCCTGACCTTCGTTTTGAAAGCATGGACCGTCGCGCTGGGAGGGAATGCGGCGTTCTACAGATTGCTGTTGTTCGCGAGCGTCAGCATCATGGGGTTCGCCAGCCATGATGGCGCGTCACTTACTCACGGGGAGGATTATCTGACCAAATACGCGCCGGATCCCATTCGCAGTGCGTTGGGCCTGAAAATCAAAGATTCCGACAAGTCTCCGACGATCAAGGGGACCTCGGATCCAGCCGTAGACGCAAAGCCAAACGAAGCTCCGGCGGGAGGTGCCGGCACCCCCGCCGCACCCGTCGCCGCAGGAGGAGCTCCGGAAGGTTCAGTCTACGAAACGATCATTCATCCCATGTTCGAGCGCCGTTGTGTCCAGTGCCACAAACCCGGCAAGGCCAAAGGCAAGTATCGCATGGACACCTACGAAGTGTTGGTGAAGGGCGGTAAGGATGGAGCCGGCCTGGTTCCTGGCAAGCCTGCCGAAAGCAACGTGCTCATCCGCATGGAACTTCCCGAGGATGATGAGGACCGCATGCCGCCGGAAGGCAAAAAGGGCCTGGAGGCCCATGAGCTCGCGGTCGTGAAATGGTGGATCGAGACGGGTGCTGATCCGAAGAAGACTCTTGGGGATTTCACCGTTCCTGCGGAGATCAAGGAATCGCTCTCGAAAATCGCTCCCGGCGGCCCTGCTCCAAGTGCGGAACCGGAAGCCGCCGAAGGAGAGGAAGCCCATCACGCGCCTGCGGCGAAGCAGGATGACGCCCTCAAAAACGCCGTGGCGGCGATTTCCAAGGAATTTCCCGGAGCGTTGAGCTTCGAGTCCCAGCAATCCACCCTTTTGACTTTCACCGCCGTTTCGCTGCGCGGAAACTTGGATGACGCGGGGTTCAAGAAGCTGGAAGCCGTGACTCCCCAGTTCGTCACGGTGGATCTCTCCGCCACAAAGGTTACGGACCAGGCGGTGGTGCAGCTTGAGTCGGCGAAGAGCCTGCGTCTCGTCCGCTTGGCGGAGACAGGCATCACTGATGCCGCCATCGACACTCTTTTGAAACTGCCGGCTCTCGAGTCCATCAATCTTTACGGCACGAAAGTCACGGATGCCGGAGTGGGCAAGCTCGCCACGATGTCCGGTCTCAAGCGCCTCTACCTGTGGAAGACCGCTGTCACTCCCGAAGCGATCAAGGCGTTGCAGGAGAAGCTTCCGGGGTGCGAGATCGTGACGGGATTGTAA
- a CDS encoding transglutaminase family protein gives MKLAVFHRTTFIYSFPVTHSVNTLHLEPRTFPYQKTISALIRVIPATRVRRFTDLFQNITQHFELPGPHTRLEIESRIRVHNLPLDISQASREATSQGYNDPSIREQIWQYLQESRWVSRHPEVWREALDITRGFSSVFDQSMAIMSWIHREFAYEQGVTTVNTHLEEAFEMKRGVCQDFTHVMLGLCRAVNIPARYASGYLYNGPRDTLVGAQASHAWAEIYIPAAGWIGFDPTNNTLADERYVKVAVGRDYEDVTPVRGNYRGTGHCRMEVQVEVEKI, from the coding sequence ATGAAACTCGCGGTCTTCCACAGGACCACGTTCATCTATTCCTTCCCTGTGACGCACAGTGTGAACACGCTGCATCTGGAACCCCGGACGTTTCCTTATCAGAAGACCATCAGCGCGCTCATCCGTGTGATTCCCGCCACGCGGGTGAGGAGGTTCACGGATCTGTTCCAGAACATCACCCAGCATTTCGAACTGCCGGGACCACACACGCGGTTGGAAATCGAAAGCAGGATCCGCGTGCACAATCTTCCCCTGGACATATCCCAGGCAAGCCGCGAGGCGACGTCGCAGGGCTACAATGACCCGTCCATCCGGGAGCAGATCTGGCAATATCTCCAGGAAAGCCGCTGGGTTTCCCGCCACCCGGAGGTATGGCGGGAGGCGTTGGACATCACCCGGGGATTTTCATCGGTCTTCGACCAATCGATGGCCATCATGTCATGGATCCACCGTGAGTTCGCTTATGAGCAGGGGGTGACCACCGTAAACACCCACCTGGAGGAGGCGTTTGAAATGAAGCGCGGCGTTTGCCAGGACTTCACCCATGTCATGCTCGGTCTCTGCCGTGCGGTGAATATCCCGGCACGCTATGCCTCGGGTTACCTTTACAATGGCCCGCGCGACACGCTGGTGGGAGCGCAGGCCTCCCATGCCTGGGCGGAGATCTACATCCCCGCCGCCGGCTGGATCGGCTTTGATCCGACGAACAACACGCTGGCGGACGAACGCTACGTCAAGGTGGCCGTCGGTCGCGACTACGAGGATGTCACGCCCGTGAGGGGCAACTACCGTGGCACCGGCCACTGCCGGATGGAAGTCCAGGTCGAGGTGGAGAAAATCTGA
- a CDS encoding alpha-E domain-containing protein → MLSRVANTLYWMVRYVERADNLARLIDVNQQLLLDFERLDSERLSGFWQPIILSTGDEEAFGKLYDDSGSDEVIRYLTDDPRNPNSITSCIALARENARTVRDQLSDELWEELNALYLFSRSSEAQRLIKYDPPRYYENIRRSAVTFLGIASSTTRRNEAWEFMELGRHLERADKTTRFLDVSSYLPPGEDGMEAASPGILHWTAILRSCGAMGAYRALQQEINARGVTDFLMFSSDFPRSVRYCIERVDISLHRISGTPRGAFSNEAERESGRLLSDLNFGSAEEVSKTGLHDYLDGLQSRFNHIGGEIFETYVLMPERVQVSPGPKPPTMSDVAAWQLQQQQQQQQRSEPNL, encoded by the coding sequence ATGCTTTCACGTGTTGCCAACACTTTGTACTGGATGGTCCGCTATGTGGAGCGGGCCGACAATCTCGCACGCCTCATCGATGTCAACCAACAGCTGCTGCTGGATTTCGAACGCCTCGACAGCGAACGCCTCAGCGGCTTCTGGCAGCCCATCATCCTGAGCACGGGTGACGAGGAGGCCTTTGGAAAACTCTACGATGACTCCGGCAGCGACGAGGTCATCCGTTATCTGACGGACGATCCGCGCAACCCGAACAGCATCACGTCCTGCATCGCGCTCGCGCGTGAGAACGCGCGGACGGTGCGGGACCAGTTGTCCGACGAGCTGTGGGAAGAGCTGAACGCGTTGTATCTCTTTTCCCGATCCTCCGAGGCGCAGAGGTTGATCAAATACGATCCTCCGCGCTACTATGAGAACATCCGCCGCTCCGCGGTGACATTCCTCGGCATCGCTTCCTCCACCACACGGCGGAACGAGGCTTGGGAATTCATGGAGCTGGGCCGCCACCTCGAACGGGCGGACAAGACCACCCGTTTCCTCGATGTTTCCAGCTATCTTCCCCCTGGTGAGGATGGCATGGAAGCCGCCTCGCCCGGCATCCTCCACTGGACCGCGATCCTCCGGTCATGCGGTGCGATGGGAGCCTATCGTGCGCTGCAACAGGAAATCAACGCACGGGGAGTGACGGATTTCCTGATGTTTTCCAGTGATTTCCCACGGTCCGTCCGCTACTGTATCGAACGCGTGGACATCTCACTCCACCGGATTTCGGGTACGCCCCGTGGCGCGTTTTCAAATGAGGCGGAGCGCGAGTCCGGGCGTTTGCTCTCCGATCTGAACTTCGGCTCGGCGGAGGAGGTGTCGAAGACCGGGCTGCATGATTATCTGGACGGCCTCCAAAGCCGCTTCAACCACATCGGTGGCGAGATTTTCGAAACCTACGTCCTCATGCCGGAGCGCGTGCAGGTCAGTCCCGGGCCAAAACCTCCAACCATGTCGGATGTCGCCGCATGGCAATTGCAACAACAGCAACAACAACAGCAGCGGAGTGAACCAAATCTCTGA
- a CDS encoding circularly permuted type 2 ATP-grasp protein, producing MEMFKGYDPGKFYDEMFDSDGAVRSHCARLLEKFEKVDQRDFLARKANSELYFLRQGITFNVYHDNQGTERIFPFDPIPRVMPASEWEHLEAGLTQRIVALNLFLHDIYHDQQILKDEVIPRFYIEQAKHYRPEFRGVDVAADTYIHICGSDLIRGADGVYYVLEDNGRCPSGASYLLENRNALKRAFPGIFDSVGVRPVDSYPRDLLNMLHHISPRKDGDPVCVLLTPGCHNSAYFEHCYLAREMGIDIVEGKDLVVLDKFVYMRTTKGLVRVDVIYRRIDDDFIDPVVFRKDSVLGVPGLMNAYRSGNVSLANAVGTGVADDKVIYYFVPRMIEYYLGQKPILPNVPTFLASEPEDLKYILANLPELVVKAANESGGYGMLMGPSATKEEIEKFRELIIADPRNYIAQPVISLSRSPTWCEGAMEGRHIDLRPYIIYGSDIKIVPGGLTRVALTKDSLVVNSSQGGGSKDTWVLRH from the coding sequence ATGGAAATGTTTAAGGGCTACGATCCCGGAAAATTCTACGACGAGATGTTCGACAGCGACGGAGCGGTGAGAAGTCATTGCGCCCGGCTGTTGGAGAAATTCGAAAAGGTCGACCAGCGGGATTTCCTCGCTCGGAAAGCCAACTCGGAACTCTACTTCCTTCGCCAGGGCATCACGTTCAACGTCTATCACGACAATCAAGGCACCGAGCGGATTTTTCCGTTCGATCCCATCCCGCGCGTCATGCCGGCGAGCGAGTGGGAGCATCTGGAGGCGGGGTTGACCCAGCGCATCGTCGCCTTGAATCTTTTCCTCCACGATATCTACCACGACCAGCAGATCCTCAAGGATGAGGTGATCCCACGGTTCTACATCGAGCAGGCGAAGCACTATCGTCCGGAGTTCCGTGGTGTGGATGTGGCGGCCGACACCTACATCCATATCTGCGGCAGCGATCTCATCCGTGGGGCGGACGGTGTTTACTACGTTCTTGAGGACAACGGCCGCTGCCCGTCGGGAGCTTCCTATCTTTTGGAAAACCGCAACGCCCTGAAGCGGGCCTTTCCGGGTATTTTCGACTCGGTCGGCGTGCGTCCGGTGGACTCCTATCCACGCGACCTGCTGAACATGCTGCACCACATTTCGCCCCGGAAGGACGGCGATCCCGTCTGTGTGCTGCTCACACCGGGTTGCCACAACAGCGCCTACTTCGAACACTGCTACCTCGCCCGGGAGATGGGTATCGACATCGTGGAGGGCAAGGACCTCGTGGTGCTGGACAAGTTTGTCTACATGCGGACCACCAAGGGGCTCGTGCGGGTGGATGTGATCTACCGCCGCATCGACGACGATTTCATCGATCCGGTCGTCTTCCGCAAGGATTCGGTCCTTGGTGTGCCCGGCCTGATGAACGCCTACCGTTCCGGCAACGTCTCGCTGGCGAATGCCGTCGGCACCGGCGTGGCGGACGACAAGGTGATCTACTACTTCGTACCGAGGATGATCGAATATTACCTCGGCCAGAAACCGATCCTGCCGAACGTGCCGACATTCCTTGCCTCGGAGCCCGAGGACTTGAAATACATCCTCGCGAATCTCCCCGAGCTCGTCGTGAAAGCCGCGAACGAATCCGGTGGCTACGGGATGCTCATGGGACCGTCCGCGACCAAGGAGGAGATCGAGAAGTTCCGCGAGCTCATCATCGCCGATCCGCGCAACTACATCGCCCAGCCGGTGATCTCCCTCTCACGCTCGCCGACTTGGTGCGAGGGTGCCATGGAAGGGCGGCACATCGACCTGCGGCCCTACATTATCTATGGCAGCGACATCAAGATCGTGCCGGGCGGCCTCACGCGCGTCGCCCTGACCAAAGATTCACTCGTAGTAAACTCCTCCCAAGGCGGTGGAAGTAAGGATACCTGGGTCCTCCGCCATTAG
- a CDS encoding YdeI/OmpD-associated family protein — MKSPTFFSKAGDFRQWLKDNSGEATELLVGFHKVDSGRPSMSWSESVDEALCFGWIDGVRRRIDDTRYSIRFTPRKPGSIWSAVNIDKVGKLRSEGLMTPAGEEAFSKRTEARSRVYSHEREAPAELDPAELSAFKKSTVAWEFFEKTPPGYKKVVLHWVTSAKKPETRAARFGKLLEACAAGLRLR, encoded by the coding sequence ATGAAATCTCCCACATTTTTCTCCAAGGCCGGAGACTTCCGCCAGTGGCTCAAGGACAACTCGGGCGAGGCTACGGAACTTCTTGTGGGTTTCCACAAGGTGGACTCCGGGAGACCGAGCATGTCGTGGTCGGAGTCGGTGGACGAGGCCCTATGCTTCGGTTGGATCGATGGAGTCCGCAGAAGGATCGACGACACCCGCTACTCGATCCGTTTCACGCCCCGGAAGCCCGGTTCGATCTGGAGCGCGGTGAACATCGACAAGGTGGGGAAGCTCCGTTCGGAAGGACTCATGACGCCCGCGGGGGAGGAAGCGTTTTCAAAGCGGACGGAAGCCAGATCCAGAGTGTATTCCCATGAACGAGAGGCGCCCGCCGAGCTTGATCCGGCGGAACTGAGCGCGTTCAAGAAAAGCACGGTGGCATGGGAATTTTTTGAAAAGACGCCCCCTGGCTACAAGAAGGTGGTTTTGCACTGGGTGACCAGTGCGAAGAAACCCGAAACCCGGGCGGCGAGGTTCGGCAAATTGCTTGAAGCCTGCGCCGCAGGGCTGCGGCTGAGATAA
- a CDS encoding 3-keto-disaccharide hydrolase: MKFQLFLLAACCSFAHAAEPAPDLKAGGWVTLSEKDFRKINCPAETWQWKAEGLLHCTGSPVGVLGTVKEYRNFEMSVSWCHLKDAGNSGVFLFAPASALEPLTEPGLPGAGIEVQILDLGYTASYEKSSGKKADWFTCHGDVFAVGSSKMKPFPPLSPNGSRSFPTKNLSKGVGEWNHYLIRAIDGTVRLWVNGEQVSGGENCDPAAGFICLESEGSPIDFKDIRIREIK; encoded by the coding sequence ATGAAATTCCAGCTGTTCCTGCTAGCCGCCTGTTGCTCCTTCGCCCATGCCGCCGAACCCGCCCCTGACCTGAAGGCCGGCGGTTGGGTGACGCTCTCGGAAAAGGATTTCAGGAAAATCAACTGCCCGGCGGAGACGTGGCAATGGAAGGCGGAGGGCTTGCTCCACTGCACCGGCAGTCCGGTGGGCGTTCTGGGCACGGTGAAGGAGTATCGGAATTTCGAAATGTCCGTTTCATGGTGCCACCTGAAGGACGCGGGAAATTCCGGTGTCTTCCTTTTCGCCCCGGCATCCGCTCTTGAACCGCTCACGGAACCCGGCCTGCCTGGAGCGGGAATCGAGGTCCAGATCCTCGACCTCGGCTACACCGCCAGCTACGAAAAATCCTCGGGCAAAAAGGCGGACTGGTTCACCTGCCATGGCGATGTCTTCGCCGTCGGCTCCTCAAAGATGAAGCCATTCCCGCCTCTCTCGCCCAACGGCAGCCGCAGCTTTCCGACGAAAAACCTCTCCAAAGGCGTGGGGGAGTGGAACCACTACCTGATCCGTGCCATCGACGGTACCGTCCGCCTCTGGGTGAATGGCGAACAGGTGTCCGGTGGCGAAAACTGTGATCCGGCGGCAGGGTTCATTTGTCTGGAGTCGGAAGGCTCGCCGATTGATTTCAAGGATATCCGGATCCGGGAGATCAAATGA
- a CDS encoding succinate dehydrogenase cytochrome b subunit, which produces MSFSTVYFSPGPVANRPFKPAMNAITRCLDTYWSSSIGKKLIVAITGLVLVLFLGGHMTGNLLVFMGQEAFNDYAQLLHHLLHGAGIWIARIGLLVAVALHIAATIALTRQNKAARKAYEYQATIQASKSSRIMIWTGLTILAFVIYHLLHFTVRAGNEYNNPALYTDLAYKAATGDYRQNAWKMVIDGFSVWYVVLFYIVAMTMLCSHLSHGVGAIFQTLGLRSKKSASAIDLISKGYAAVIWIGFVSIPIAILCGYGR; this is translated from the coding sequence ATGAGTTTCAGCACTGTCTATTTCTCGCCCGGCCCGGTCGCCAATCGCCCATTCAAACCTGCCATGAACGCCATCACCCGCTGCCTCGATACTTACTGGTCCTCCTCCATCGGGAAAAAGCTCATTGTCGCCATCACAGGCTTGGTGCTGGTTCTGTTCCTCGGAGGCCACATGACAGGCAACCTATTGGTTTTCATGGGTCAGGAGGCATTCAACGATTACGCCCAGCTGCTCCACCACCTCCTCCACGGAGCTGGAATCTGGATCGCCCGGATCGGACTGCTCGTCGCGGTGGCCCTGCACATCGCAGCGACCATCGCTCTCACCCGGCAGAACAAGGCGGCACGCAAGGCATACGAATACCAAGCCACCATCCAAGCCTCCAAATCCTCCCGCATCATGATCTGGACCGGCCTGACGATCCTTGCCTTCGTCATCTACCACCTGTTGCATTTCACCGTCCGGGCGGGCAATGAATACAACAACCCCGCCCTCTACACCGATCTGGCCTACAAAGCGGCCACCGGAGATTATCGCCAGAATGCCTGGAAGATGGTCATCGACGGTTTCTCGGTCTGGTACGTCGTCCTGTTCTACATCGTCGCCATGACGATGCTCTGCTCGCACCTCAGCCATGGGGTCGGCGCGATTTTCCAAACGCTCGGCCTGCGCTCTAAGAAGTCGGCCTCCGCCATCGACCTCATTTCCAAGGGCTACGCCGCCGTCATCTGGATCGGCTTCGTCTCCATCCCGATCGCCATCCTTTGCGGATACGGCCGCTGA
- a CDS encoding fumarate reductase/succinate dehydrogenase flavoprotein subunit: MVLDSKIPSGPLEQKWSKHKMDSKLINPANKRKFTVIVVGSGLAGGAAAASLAEMGYQVKCFCYQDSPRRAHSIAAQGGINASKNYQNDGDSVRRLFYDTIKGGDFRAREGNVYRLAEVSGNIIDQCVAQGVPFAREYGGLLDNRSFGGSQVSRTFYARGQTGQQLLIGCYQALEKEIHKGGVKMYPRTEMLDVVLVNGHAKGIVVRDMVTGEISSHAGDAVILATGGYGNVFFLSTNAMGCNVTGAWRAARRGAFFANPCYTQIHPTCIPVSGDYQSKLTLMSESLRNDGRIWAPKSREIAEKIRKKTLTPADVAEDDRDYFLERKYPSFGNLAPRDISSRAAKEACDDGRGVAPTGLGVYLDFRDATKRLGEATIRARYGNLFQMYDKIAGEDPYKGPMMIYPAVHYTMGGLWVDYNLMSNVPGLHVLGEANFSDHGANRLGASALMQGLADGYFVIPTTIANYLVTQKPGTFNTSMPEFKQTEAETKERVNKLLNINGKRTVDSFHRELGMTMWNKCGMARDREGLTEALEKIPQIREEFWQNVRIPGSGANVNMELEKAGRVADFLEFAEVMCYDARDREESCGGHFRSEHQFFETDPEVISGSTQAGEAKRHDEHFSHVSAWQYNGDSAPTLHKEPLVYESVKASIRSYA; encoded by the coding sequence ATCGTCCTCGACAGCAAGATCCCGTCCGGCCCCCTTGAGCAAAAGTGGTCCAAGCACAAGATGGACTCCAAGCTCATCAACCCGGCGAACAAGCGGAAATTCACCGTGATCGTCGTCGGTTCCGGCCTCGCCGGTGGCGCGGCCGCCGCCTCGCTCGCGGAAATGGGCTATCAGGTGAAGTGCTTCTGCTACCAGGACAGCCCCCGCCGCGCCCACTCCATCGCCGCGCAGGGGGGCATCAACGCTTCCAAAAACTACCAGAATGACGGCGACTCCGTGCGCCGCCTGTTCTACGACACCATCAAGGGCGGCGACTTCCGCGCGCGTGAGGGCAACGTCTACCGCCTCGCCGAGGTCTCGGGCAACATCATCGACCAATGCGTCGCGCAAGGGGTGCCGTTCGCCCGCGAATACGGCGGCCTGCTCGACAACCGCTCCTTCGGCGGCTCGCAGGTTTCCCGGACGTTCTACGCCCGCGGCCAGACCGGGCAGCAGCTTCTCATCGGCTGCTACCAGGCGCTCGAAAAGGAGATCCACAAGGGTGGCGTGAAAATGTATCCCCGCACCGAGATGCTGGACGTGGTGCTCGTCAACGGCCACGCCAAGGGCATCGTCGTGCGCGACATGGTGACGGGAGAAATCTCCTCGCACGCCGGAGACGCCGTCATCCTGGCCACCGGTGGCTACGGCAACGTCTTCTTCCTCTCCACGAACGCGATGGGCTGCAACGTCACCGGCGCATGGCGCGCCGCACGGCGGGGCGCTTTCTTCGCGAACCCGTGTTACACCCAGATCCACCCGACCTGCATTCCCGTGAGCGGCGACTACCAGTCCAAGCTCACCCTGATGTCCGAGTCACTCCGCAACGACGGCCGCATCTGGGCGCCGAAATCCCGCGAGATCGCGGAGAAGATCCGCAAGAAGACCCTCACTCCCGCCGACGTCGCTGAAGATGACCGGGACTATTTCCTCGAACGCAAATACCCGTCCTTCGGAAACCTCGCACCGCGTGACATCTCCTCCCGCGCCGCAAAGGAAGCCTGTGACGACGGTCGCGGCGTGGCCCCCACCGGGCTCGGTGTTTACCTCGACTTCCGCGATGCCACCAAGCGCCTCGGTGAGGCGACGATCCGCGCCCGCTACGGCAACCTTTTCCAGATGTATGACAAGATCGCCGGAGAGGATCCTTACAAGGGTCCCATGATGATCTACCCCGCCGTCCACTACACGATGGGCGGCCTTTGGGTCGATTACAACCTGATGTCAAACGTCCCCGGCCTGCACGTCCTCGGCGAGGCGAATTTCTCCGACCACGGCGCGAACCGTCTCGGAGCCTCCGCACTGATGCAGGGTCTGGCCGACGGCTACTTCGTCATTCCTACGACCATCGCGAACTACCTCGTCACCCAGAAGCCCGGCACCTTCAACACCTCGATGCCCGAGTTCAAACAAACCGAGGCGGAAACCAAGGAACGGGTCAACAAACTCCTCAACATCAATGGCAAACGCACCGTTGATTCCTTCCACCGCGAGCTCGGCATGACGATGTGGAACAAGTGTGGCATGGCGCGCGATCGTGAGGGACTTACCGAGGCGCTTGAGAAGATCCCACAGATCCGCGAGGAATTCTGGCAGAATGTCCGCATTCCCGGCTCCGGTGCGAATGTGAACATGGAACTCGAAAAGGCCGGACGCGTCGCCGACTTCCTCGAATTCGCGGAAGTCATGTGCTACGACGCCCGTGACCGCGAGGAATCCTGCGGCGGCCACTTCCGCAGCGAGCACCAGTTCTTCGAAACCGACCCCGAGGTCATCTCCGGCAGCACACAGGCCGGCGAGGCCAAGCGCCATGACGAGCACTTCTCACACGTCTCCGCCTGGCAATACAACGGCGACTCGGCCCCGACCCTGCACAAGGAACCACTGGTTTACGAAAGTGTGAAGGCGTCGATCCGGAGCTACGCTTGA
- the hisH gene encoding imidazole glycerol phosphate synthase subunit HisH: protein MKTGIIDYGGGNLRSVANALRSLGQDPVIIASPEQVGDVTHLLLPGQGEFGDTMRRLEERGLASFLKNWIGEDRPYFGICVGYQILFDNSEEAPEVCGLGVLPGTVRRFHDEPGLKIPHMGWNSAAGTRGDTRVWQGLGADPYFYYIHSYFPEPAAPDDIVARTTYGTQTFAGAVERGNLFACQFHPEKSQETGLRLIRNFLGI from the coding sequence GTGAAAACCGGCATCATCGACTACGGCGGCGGAAATCTCCGCAGCGTCGCCAATGCGTTGCGTTCGCTTGGCCAGGACCCCGTCATCATCGCCAGTCCCGAACAGGTTGGCGACGTCACGCACCTCCTGTTGCCCGGCCAAGGCGAATTCGGCGACACCATGCGGCGTCTCGAAGAGCGCGGCCTCGCTTCGTTTCTGAAAAACTGGATCGGTGAGGACCGTCCGTATTTCGGCATCTGCGTCGGTTATCAGATCCTCTTTGACAACAGCGAGGAAGCTCCCGAAGTCTGCGGACTGGGCGTTCTCCCCGGTACGGTCCGCCGTTTCCATGACGAGCCCGGCTTGAAGATCCCGCACATGGGCTGGAACTCAGCCGCCGGCACACGTGGAGACACCCGCGTCTGGCAAGGACTCGGCGCAGATCCTTATTTCTACTATATCCACTCTTATTTCCCCGAACCCGCCGCGCCGGATGACATCGTCGCCCGGACCACCTACGGCACCCAGACCTTCGCCGGAGCGGTGGAGCGGGGGAATCTCTTCGCCTGCCAGTTCCACCCGGAAAAAAGCCAGGAAACCGGACTGAGATTGATCAGGAATTTCCTGGGGATCTGA
- the hisB gene encoding imidazoleglycerol-phosphate dehydratase HisB, which translates to MSTPRTASRSRKTAETSIELSIDIDGSGVSKIDTGVPFFDHMLTLFSKHGLFDLNVKTVGDIEVDSHHTIEDTGIVIGDCIREALGTKEGIRRYGCCYLPMDETLARVVVDLSNRPHLEFRAPAGTASAPNMPFTLVEEFCRAVSSNLRANIHVELLYGRDGHHIAEAIFKGLARALRDACEKDPRVKGIPSTKEAL; encoded by the coding sequence ATGTCCACACCACGCACCGCCAGCCGCAGCCGCAAGACCGCGGAGACCTCCATCGAGCTGTCCATCGACATCGATGGCTCGGGAGTTTCCAAAATCGACACCGGCGTCCCGTTTTTCGACCACATGCTCACGCTGTTTTCGAAACACGGCCTGTTCGACCTCAATGTGAAAACCGTTGGCGACATCGAGGTGGACTCGCATCACACCATCGAGGACACCGGCATCGTGATCGGTGACTGCATCCGGGAGGCGCTTGGCACCAAGGAAGGCATCCGCCGCTACGGTTGCTGTTATCTGCCGATGGACGAGACACTCGCCCGTGTGGTTGTGGACCTGAGCAACCGCCCGCACCTGGAATTCCGTGCTCCTGCCGGAACCGCGTCCGCGCCGAACATGCCATTCACCCTTGTGGAGGAATTCTGCCGTGCCGTTTCCTCAAACCTGCGCGCGAACATCCACGTCGAGCTGTTGTACGGCCGCGACGGCCACCACATCGCCGAAGCGATTTTCAAAGGCCTCGCCCGCGCCTTGCGGGACGCCTGTGAAAAAGACCCGCGTGTGAAAGGCATTCCCAGCACCAAGGAGGCACTGTGA